The Chryseobacterium aureum genome contains a region encoding:
- a CDS encoding T9SS type A sorting domain-containing protein produces MKKFLNLIAMYSMVLYFSGTLQGQLTTVKIDKNITYQKIRGFGGFVCSPQFAYNHMSTAEIQTLWGASSEGGYNMMRLYIPENSSNWSSVLATAQLAKSMGLTIFATPWTMPAAWKTNNHVNAVYTDTNGVQQIGYLKTENYQDYALYLNSFVTYLQNNGVDLDYISIQNEPDEMAQYQGCIWTPAQMATFVKNYGHLINCKVIAPESVGFTDNFASALLDPAAMANFEVYGGHQYGLIQSVYKQFQNNNKELWQTEYLINWNSSSSQPARDFSWNADAFNFAASVNNALLGNINAWIHYSAKRYYGLMGDGMYGTTAGVMTKRGYILSHYARYTTGKTRIVAKWDDKTGVLQGSSYISQDGNQVVLMVINPSQNAYTLKVDLPFYTTSGTKVLTNSQSSMVTTPVAMSTPTFRPAADISPSSVMTFVFNKSGDRPASLMTGGDIHYNKIETQTATNTAFGTGFNISNTTVTFSNPSPLISNNITAANGYLQLDDRYNKLILHVNSYTTAGQSYSDNTTLYYINSQGVAKSYNYGRINFPQGGNFDMTFDISRHVLTDGCKGILGLRNSNYSSVLTLNLGDVYFNVGNENASKFGGTYSASDSYLMDALENGYYTSVDFRNAAGITASNNWQPISANANSIYYINSGTNSSAANVISGATCSNLVLSGQGMDFQVPFNFTANNASYSRTFNGYDVLILPFQANIPSGVSAYLMSPGSNNINCTAISNGIIPANTPVLINATGTITFIGSGNVSTPKAITVDQMNGVYQSIKVPAGGYLLKTENGVTGFYKVTAGSEPVITSFKAYLSEENTYSANVLPLNFGSLNTRNNLTDTKKETVKIYPNPVKADLFIDSDFPEAVAAIFDGKGGVIASGLKINTGKNQINVADMPAGIYFIEITHKNNAVIKQKFVKE; encoded by the coding sequence ATGAAAAAATTTTTAAACCTTATAGCCATGTATTCCATGGTTTTGTATTTCAGCGGTACGCTGCAGGGTCAGCTTACTACGGTAAAAATTGATAAGAATATTACGTATCAGAAAATCAGAGGATTCGGAGGATTTGTGTGCAGCCCTCAGTTTGCTTACAACCATATGTCTACAGCCGAAATTCAGACTCTCTGGGGAGCCTCCAGTGAAGGCGGATATAATATGATGAGATTGTATATTCCCGAAAACAGCAGCAACTGGAGTTCCGTATTGGCTACAGCCCAGCTTGCCAAATCTATGGGACTCACTATTTTTGCAACACCATGGACAATGCCCGCAGCCTGGAAGACCAATAACCATGTCAATGCAGTGTACACGGATACCAATGGAGTACAGCAGATAGGGTACCTGAAAACCGAAAACTATCAGGACTATGCCCTTTATCTCAACAGCTTTGTTACTTATCTTCAGAATAACGGGGTAGATCTTGATTATATTTCTATTCAAAATGAACCGGATGAGATGGCTCAGTACCAGGGATGTATCTGGACGCCGGCTCAGATGGCCACATTTGTAAAAAATTATGGACATCTCATCAACTGCAAGGTTATTGCTCCGGAAAGTGTAGGATTTACGGATAATTTTGCCAGTGCTTTACTGGATCCTGCGGCAATGGCCAATTTTGAAGTATATGGAGGTCACCAGTATGGTCTTATTCAGTCTGTCTACAAGCAATTTCAGAATAATAATAAAGAACTCTGGCAGACAGAATACCTGATCAACTGGAATTCATCATCTTCCCAGCCTGCCCGTGATTTCAGCTGGAATGCTGATGCATTTAATTTTGCAGCTAGTGTCAACAATGCATTATTGGGAAATATCAATGCATGGATCCATTATTCAGCCAAACGCTATTACGGTTTAATGGGCGACGGAATGTACGGAACTACCGCAGGTGTCATGACCAAAAGAGGTTATATCCTTTCACATTACGCCCGGTACACCACAGGAAAAACAAGAATAGTAGCAAAATGGGATGATAAAACCGGAGTTTTACAAGGTTCTTCCTATATTTCCCAGGATGGGAATCAGGTCGTTCTTATGGTTATTAATCCCTCTCAGAATGCCTATACTTTAAAGGTTGATCTCCCTTTTTACACTACTTCTGGTACAAAAGTCCTTACCAATTCACAATCCAGTATGGTCACCACACCGGTGGCTATGAGTACACCAACATTCCGGCCAGCTGCTGATATCAGCCCTTCCAGTGTCATGACCTTTGTTTTTAATAAAAGTGGAGACAGACCTGCTTCTCTAATGACGGGCGGTGATATTCATTATAATAAAATTGAAACCCAGACTGCTACCAATACAGCCTTTGGTACAGGATTCAATATCAGCAATACTACGGTAACCTTCTCCAACCCAAGTCCTCTTATCAGCAATAATATAACCGCCGCTAACGGATATCTTCAGCTTGATGACCGGTATAATAAGCTGATATTGCACGTAAACAGCTATACAACAGCGGGACAAAGCTATTCTGATAACACAACGTTGTATTATATCAACAGCCAGGGGGTAGCGAAATCTTATAATTATGGCAGAATCAACTTTCCTCAGGGAGGAAATTTTGATATGACATTCGATATTTCAAGACATGTGCTTACAGACGGATGTAAGGGAATTTTAGGATTGAGGAATTCCAATTACAGCTCTGTACTTACCCTGAATCTTGGAGACGTTTATTTCAATGTAGGAAATGAAAATGCTTCAAAATTCGGAGGAACCTATTCCGCAAGCGACAGCTATCTGATGGATGCCCTGGAAAACGGCTATTATACCTCTGTAGACTTTAGAAATGCTGCTGGGATTACCGCTTCCAATAACTGGCAGCCTATCAGTGCCAATGCTAACAGTATCTACTACATCAATTCAGGTACAAATTCATCGGCTGCCAATGTGATCTCGGGTGCCACATGCTCAAACCTTGTTCTCTCCGGCCAGGGGATGGATTTTCAGGTGCCGTTCAATTTCACAGCCAATAATGCTTCTTACAGCCGTACGTTCAATGGCTACGATGTGCTGATCCTGCCATTTCAGGCGAATATACCTTCCGGAGTAAGTGCATATTTGATGTCACCCGGATCCAATAATATCAACTGTACTGCAATTTCCAACGGAATTATTCCTGCGAATACTCCGGTACTGATCAATGCCACAGGAACTATCACTTTCATTGGTTCAGGAAATGTTTCCACGCCCAAGGCAATTACTGTAGACCAGATGAACGGCGTCTACCAGAGCATCAAGGTTCCGGCTGGCGGCTACCTCTTGAAAACTGAAAACGGGGTAACCGGTTTCTATAAAGTAACTGCCGGAAGTGAGCCTGTAATAACCTCCTTCAAAGCTTATCTTTCAGAAGAAAACACCTATTCTGCCAACGTTCTACCTTTAAATTTTGGATCGTTAAACACCAGAAATAACCTTACGGATACGAAAAAGGAAACTGTTAAGATCTATCCTAATCCTGTAAAAGCAGATCTTTTTATTGATTCTGATTTTCCGGAAGCTGTAGCCGCTATTTTTGATGGAAAAGGGGGTGTGATTGCATCCGGATTGAAGATCAATACAGGAAAAAACCAGATCAATGTTGCTGATATGCCTGCAGGTATTTACTTTATTGAGATTACTCATAAAAATAATGCGGTGATAAAACAAAAATTTGTCAAAGAATAA
- a CDS encoding glycosyl hydrolase 115 family protein translates to MNHLKIFFLTVLLGFCLKIHAAEPFISTEKSSGTLILKEKTVSLSIFTSPGTDQGIARAVKKLQADFQKVTGAQPVLLNQVSGLQSPLVIIGTAGTKSVIDDLIRQKKIDGKALTGKREKYIIQNISNPFPGVSEAIVIAGSDKRGTIYGIYEMSQQIGVSPWYYWADVPVQVKDHLYFKKGTYTDGEPAVEYRGIFLNDEEPSLGGWARATFGGINSQFYEKVFELILRLKGNYIWPAMWGKAFYDDDALSGPLANEMGIVMGTSHHEPMALAQTDWHRYIKKNNLPNVWDYSKNAEVLQKFWKSGIERSKNWEKLVTVGMRGDGDEAMGDGTNISLLEKIVKDQRKIIAEVTGKKAEKTPQVWALYKEVQDYYDQGMRVPDDVILLFCDDNWGNVRKLPDFSKPLHKGGYGIYYHFDYVGGPRNSKWINISPIQRVWEQMNLSYEHKVDKLWIVNVGDLKPMEFPVSFFLKMAWNPKQFNAGNLFEYTEEWAAQQFGEKHAREIARLINLYSKYNRRVTPETLDSKTYSLQNYNEFETVLNDYRTLALEALRLKEQIPSDYQDAYYQLVLYPIDACSNLYEMYYAVAKNRELAAKKDPEANIYADKVKACFERNAYLDNQYNNVIAGGKWKHMMDQMRIGYKSWADGKENIMPEVTYISDAEVPKEKIFQEKNGYVSIEAENFARMNQSDRIHWKVIPDFGKTKSGVTTFPQNAYPKTEENIWLEYDINFESKGELEVELLLAPTLNFNHNKGLRYEISWDDQPAQVVNFNGHYKGELGKWQSEHIIKSITKHSISQAGKHTLRFRVLEPGIVLEKILINTGGLKPSYLGAPESEMLH, encoded by the coding sequence TTCCATTTTTACCAGCCCCGGAACAGATCAGGGTATTGCAAGAGCTGTAAAAAAACTGCAGGCAGATTTTCAAAAAGTAACAGGAGCACAGCCGGTACTTCTTAATCAGGTTTCAGGATTGCAGTCTCCCTTAGTCATTATTGGAACGGCAGGCACAAAATCAGTCATTGATGATCTCATCAGGCAAAAAAAAATAGATGGGAAAGCCTTAACCGGAAAACGGGAAAAATATATCATTCAGAACATCAGCAATCCTTTTCCGGGAGTTTCTGAAGCCATTGTGATTGCAGGAAGTGACAAAAGAGGAACCATTTACGGAATTTACGAAATGTCTCAGCAGATAGGCGTTTCGCCATGGTATTACTGGGCAGACGTTCCGGTTCAGGTGAAAGATCATTTATATTTCAAAAAAGGGACCTATACAGATGGTGAGCCAGCTGTAGAATACCGGGGCATTTTCCTTAACGATGAAGAACCTTCGTTGGGAGGTTGGGCAAGGGCAACTTTCGGAGGAATAAACAGTCAGTTTTACGAAAAAGTTTTTGAGCTGATCCTGCGCCTGAAAGGAAATTATATCTGGCCGGCAATGTGGGGAAAAGCATTTTATGATGATGATGCTCTCAGCGGTCCGCTGGCCAATGAGATGGGAATTGTGATGGGAACTTCTCACCACGAGCCTATGGCTTTGGCACAAACGGACTGGCACAGGTATATCAAAAAAAATAATCTCCCGAATGTCTGGGATTACAGTAAAAATGCAGAAGTGCTGCAGAAATTCTGGAAATCCGGGATAGAAAGAAGCAAAAACTGGGAAAAGCTGGTAACAGTGGGAATGCGGGGTGATGGCGATGAAGCAATGGGGGATGGTACCAATATTTCTCTGCTGGAGAAAATTGTGAAAGACCAGCGTAAGATTATTGCTGAGGTTACCGGGAAAAAAGCAGAGAAAACACCTCAGGTGTGGGCACTGTATAAAGAAGTTCAGGATTATTATGACCAAGGAATGAGAGTGCCGGACGATGTTATTCTGCTGTTCTGTGATGATAACTGGGGAAATGTAAGAAAGCTTCCCGACTTTTCAAAACCCTTGCATAAAGGAGGATACGGAATCTACTATCATTTCGATTATGTGGGTGGACCGAGAAATTCCAAATGGATCAACATCAGTCCCATTCAGAGAGTCTGGGAGCAGATGAATCTTTCTTATGAGCACAAAGTAGATAAGCTTTGGATTGTTAATGTTGGAGATTTAAAACCAATGGAATTTCCTGTCAGCTTTTTCCTGAAAATGGCCTGGAATCCTAAGCAGTTTAATGCCGGAAATCTTTTTGAATATACAGAAGAATGGGCCGCTCAGCAGTTTGGAGAAAAGCATGCGCGGGAAATTGCCAGGCTGATTAATCTGTACTCCAAATACAACAGAAGAGTAACCCCTGAAACCCTTGACAGCAAAACCTACAGCCTTCAGAATTATAATGAATTTGAAACGGTTTTAAATGACTACAGAACATTAGCTTTAGAAGCTTTACGCTTAAAAGAACAAATCCCTTCCGATTATCAGGATGCTTATTATCAGCTGGTTTTGTACCCGATTGATGCGTGCAGCAATTTATACGAAATGTATTATGCGGTGGCAAAAAACAGGGAACTTGCTGCGAAAAAAGATCCGGAAGCTAATATTTATGCTGATAAAGTGAAGGCATGCTTTGAAAGAAATGCTTATCTGGACAATCAATACAACAATGTGATAGCCGGAGGAAAATGGAAGCATATGATGGATCAGATGAGAATCGGATACAAAAGCTGGGCAGACGGAAAAGAAAACATAATGCCTGAAGTTACCTATATTTCGGACGCTGAGGTTCCCAAAGAAAAGATATTTCAGGAGAAAAACGGCTATGTTTCCATTGAGGCAGAAAATTTTGCAAGAATGAATCAGTCCGACAGAATTCATTGGAAAGTAATTCCTGATTTCGGAAAAACAAAATCCGGGGTAACAACCTTTCCGCAGAATGCCTATCCTAAAACGGAAGAAAATATCTGGCTGGAGTATGATATTAACTTTGAATCTAAAGGAGAACTGGAAGTTGAGCTTCTTTTAGCACCTACCTTAAATTTTAATCACAATAAAGGACTCCGCTACGAAATTTCATGGGACGATCAGCCTGCACAGGTTGTGAATTTCAACGGTCATTACAAAGGAGAATTGGGAAAATGGCAGTCCGAACATATTATTAAATCCATTACAAAACATTCGATTTCGCAGGCAGGAAAACATACATTACGTTTCAGAGTGCTCGAACCGGGCATTGTACTGGAAAAAATATTGATCAACACAGGAGGTTTAAAACCCTCTTATCTGGGCGCTCCGGAAAGTGAAATGCTTCACTAA